In the genome of Hyphobacterium sp. CCMP332, one region contains:
- a CDS encoding DoxX family protein has product MEYLEIVLKIVVGLSILNVWLLRGKKSSPFRGGDAKSLKEEFAVYGLPSWVMFAVGTIKVALSLLLLISIYYPSLEMIAALGLAFMMLGAVSMHVKVKDSFKQTYPALLFLALSLVIYFI; this is encoded by the coding sequence ATGGAATACCTTGAAATTGTACTAAAAATCGTAGTGGGTCTGAGCATTCTCAATGTATGGCTGCTGCGCGGTAAAAAATCAAGCCCTTTTCGCGGGGGTGATGCCAAGTCGCTCAAAGAAGAATTCGCTGTCTATGGATTGCCGAGCTGGGTGATGTTTGCTGTAGGCACTATAAAAGTTGCACTATCATTGCTATTGCTGATCTCTATCTATTATCCTTCGCTTGAAATGATTGCCGCATTGGGTCTGGCCTTTATGATGTTGGGAGCAGTGAGCATGCATGTAAAAGTCAAGGATTCGTTCAAACAAACCTATCCTGCACTTTTATTTCTGGCATTATCGTTGGTGATTTATTTTATATAA
- a CDS encoding helix-turn-helix domain-containing protein, whose protein sequence is MELQAMAKLAASYINTTNRHIFLTGKAGTGKTTFLKYIIDHTHKKAVVAAPTGIAAINAGGVTLHSLLQLPFGSFIPENIALEQTNDRVSIPKTLFQDFKFNASKRQLINEIELLIIDEVSMLRADLLDCIDFTLRYLRKNSSPFGALQILFIGDLMQLPPVVKEHEKRLLGHYYPSLYFFYSKALENNPPIHVELRKIFRQDDQEFIELLNRLRHNEQSQEDLNFLNGYYNPDFAEAGEAGFIHLTTHNYRADKLNQQKLSDLDASLYTFHAEIDGNFPESMFPTSEQLLLKEGAQVMFIKNDPSGEGQFFNGKIGLISSLSQEEIWVQFENGSEVLVSPYIWENKRYILDKESNEIEESYLGSFKQFPIKLAWAVTIHKSQGLTFEKAILDLSGTFAPGQLYVALSRLTSLKGLVLSSPLPENPPKIDESLARFNAAQLEQKELEENLEDNQKAFVLELGQNAYDLSTLHNKLKHHQKGFNKDENRSIKQKYSEWTKAILDEIQELRGIGEGFSKEIQRILGHADYLDRLADRSTKAERYFLDKLLPIAEKIQAHAAEIAKEKKVKAYRKELEEISDVLIRKIQDIERFSYLIGNLKSGADFGEKFKSRLSKDLISGKVKKPAKDKTPTAEISFKLFQNGKTIKEIAAERALVESTIEGHLAEYIKTGKIPIEDLVSNTKIKKIQKVLESDAVGLAEIKSNLPKNYSYGEIKMVIAHQNRLT, encoded by the coding sequence ATGGAATTACAGGCCATGGCCAAACTGGCGGCCAGCTATATCAATACAACCAACAGGCATATATTTCTCACTGGAAAAGCGGGAACGGGAAAAACGACTTTTCTCAAATACATCATCGACCATACGCATAAAAAAGCGGTGGTTGCAGCTCCAACGGGTATTGCCGCCATTAATGCGGGCGGTGTTACGCTCCATTCGCTTTTGCAATTGCCCTTTGGGTCTTTTATTCCGGAAAATATAGCCCTGGAGCAAACAAATGACCGGGTGTCCATCCCAAAGACCCTTTTTCAGGACTTTAAATTTAATGCCAGCAAAAGACAGCTCATCAATGAAATTGAGCTTTTAATTATCGATGAGGTCAGCATGCTTCGCGCCGATCTACTCGATTGCATTGATTTTACTTTGCGTTACCTCCGTAAAAACTCCTCTCCTTTTGGTGCGCTTCAAATTCTATTTATTGGTGATTTAATGCAATTGCCTCCGGTAGTCAAAGAACATGAGAAAAGACTGCTGGGTCATTACTATCCGAGTCTTTACTTTTTTTATTCCAAAGCACTTGAAAACAATCCACCCATTCATGTGGAACTCAGGAAAATATTCCGTCAGGATGATCAGGAATTTATCGAATTGCTCAACCGTTTGCGGCACAATGAGCAAAGTCAAGAGGACCTTAATTTCCTTAATGGCTATTACAATCCCGATTTTGCCGAAGCGGGGGAAGCCGGCTTTATACATTTAACCACGCATAATTATCGCGCGGATAAACTCAATCAGCAAAAACTGAGTGATCTGGATGCATCGCTTTATACCTTTCATGCCGAAATTGATGGCAATTTTCCCGAAAGTATGTTTCCAACTTCTGAGCAATTGCTATTAAAAGAAGGCGCGCAGGTCATGTTTATTAAAAACGATCCGAGCGGCGAAGGGCAATTTTTTAACGGTAAAATCGGCTTGATTTCGAGTCTTTCGCAGGAAGAAATATGGGTTCAATTTGAAAACGGATCAGAAGTTTTGGTGAGTCCCTATATCTGGGAAAACAAAAGATACATTCTCGATAAAGAAAGCAATGAAATTGAAGAAAGTTATCTCGGAAGTTTTAAGCAATTCCCAATCAAACTGGCCTGGGCGGTGACGATTCATAAAAGTCAGGGTTTAACTTTTGAAAAGGCCATTCTGGATCTTTCGGGCACTTTTGCTCCCGGACAGCTCTATGTGGCTCTTTCGCGGCTGACTTCGCTCAAAGGATTGGTTTTATCCTCTCCCCTTCCTGAAAATCCTCCAAAAATTGACGAGAGTCTGGCCCGATTCAATGCCGCACAATTGGAACAAAAAGAATTGGAAGAAAATCTTGAAGACAATCAAAAGGCATTTGTATTGGAGCTTGGACAGAATGCCTATGATCTTTCAACATTGCACAATAAACTAAAGCATCATCAGAAAGGCTTTAACAAAGATGAAAATCGCTCCATCAAACAGAAATACAGCGAATGGACAAAAGCGATTTTGGATGAAATACAGGAATTAAGAGGCATAGGAGAAGGTTTTTCAAAGGAAATTCAGCGCATTCTAGGCCATGCGGATTATCTCGATCGCTTAGCCGATAGAAGCACAAAAGCAGAACGTTATTTTCTAGATAAACTCCTGCCCATTGCAGAAAAGATTCAGGCGCATGCGGCTGAAATAGCAAAAGAGAAAAAGGTAAAAGCTTATCGCAAAGAGTTGGAAGAAATAAGCGATGTCCTGATTCGAAAAATACAGGATATAGAACGCTTTTCTTATTTAATTGGGAATTTGAAATCGGGCGCTGATTTTGGAGAAAAATTTAAATCCCGTCTCAGCAAGGATTTGATATCCGGAAAAGTGAAAAAGCCTGCCAAGGATAAAACGCCTACGGCTGAGATCAGCTTTAAATTATTTCAAAATGGCAAAACAATTAAGGAAATTGCAGCAGAAAGAGCATTGGTGGAAAGTACCATCGAAGGCCATTTGGCAGAATATATTAAAACAGGTAAGATTCCAATCGAAGATCTGGTATCCAATACCAAAATCAAGAAAATACAAAAGGTGCTTGAATCCGATGCAGTGGGCCTGGCAGAAATCAAATCTAATCTACCTAAAAATTATTCCTATGGAGAGATCAAAATGGTAATTGCTCATCAGAATAGATTAACTTAG
- a CDS encoding DoxX family protein: protein MIYILALISAASFLYYGLNCLLSFKMKEEFRRFGLDAQRQLTGILQLLGAMGLLVGVFLSAGIGALAAAGLSLLMLFGFAVRLKVRDGLLASLPSFIFMLLNAYLSYGFYLLL, encoded by the coding sequence ATGATTTACATCCTTGCGCTTATTTCTGCCGCTTCCTTTTTGTATTATGGATTGAATTGTCTTCTTAGCTTTAAAATGAAGGAAGAATTCCGGCGTTTTGGTTTGGATGCACAACGCCAACTAACCGGTATCTTACAATTACTCGGCGCGATGGGTTTATTGGTGGGTGTTTTCTTATCGGCCGGAATCGGCGCTTTGGCCGCCGCTGGCTTGTCATTGCTTATGCTTTTTGGTTTTGCTGTCCGTCTTAAAGTAAGAGATGGCCTCCTCGCCTCCCTGCCCAGTTTTATTTTTATGCTTTTAAATGCCTATCTCAGCTATGGTTTTTATCTATTGCTCTGA
- a CDS encoding PAS domain-containing sensor histidine kinase: protein MESSRIFDALSDVVVICDKYSKIIEVSPSIEDIFLYKREEVIGEDLNILIPQRFHKGHQKMFKSYTQNPVSRRMGTGRKLFAIDKNGDEFSIDISLSSAVENGQMMFIAIIRDISDIIQIQRKLEEANLELVSRNKELDQFAHIVSHDLKSPINNITALINLIKSDHLENIGKEGRELFKLVEKSSLRMNGLIEAVLSYSRAGHSQIEKSKYNLQDLIAEVVENLQIKESFEIINRVENLDLHSNRTQMFQVLSNLIGNAIKYHDKKKGRVVLSSKTTIDEIEISVKDDGPGIEEKYHNTLFNIFSKAHSSSRKDSSGIGLAIVKKLVKQNNGTIKVISAPGRGSEFIFTWKK from the coding sequence ATGGAATCTTCCAGAATTTTTGATGCCCTGAGCGACGTTGTAGTAATCTGTGATAAATACTCAAAAATAATTGAAGTTTCACCATCAATTGAAGACATTTTTCTATACAAAAGGGAAGAAGTGATAGGTGAGGATTTGAATATTCTCATACCACAGCGATTTCACAAAGGCCATCAAAAGATGTTTAAGAGCTATACCCAAAACCCTGTTTCAAGAAGGATGGGAACCGGGCGGAAGTTATTTGCTATTGATAAAAACGGGGATGAATTCTCTATTGACATTTCACTTTCATCTGCAGTAGAGAATGGCCAAATGATGTTCATTGCCATAATTAGAGACATTAGTGATATCATTCAAATACAAAGAAAACTGGAGGAGGCCAATTTAGAATTAGTGTCCAGAAATAAAGAACTCGATCAATTTGCACATATTGTTTCACACGACCTTAAGTCGCCCATAAATAACATTACAGCATTAATTAACCTAATAAAAAGCGATCACCTTGAAAATATAGGTAAGGAAGGAAGGGAATTGTTTAAACTTGTTGAAAAGTCGAGTTTGAGAATGAATGGCCTGATCGAAGCCGTTCTCAGTTATTCAAGAGCGGGGCATTCACAAATAGAAAAAAGCAAATACAATCTGCAGGATTTGATAGCCGAAGTGGTTGAAAATCTTCAAATAAAAGAAAGCTTTGAAATCATTAACAGGGTTGAAAATCTGGATCTACATTCCAACAGAACACAGATGTTTCAGGTGCTTTCCAATCTGATCGGCAATGCAATAAAATATCACGACAAGAAAAAGGGCAGGGTAGTGCTGAGTTCGAAAACAACCATCGATGAAATAGAAATAAGCGTAAAAGACGATGGTCCCGGAATAGAGGAAAAATACCACAATACCTTATTTAACATATTCAGCAAGGCCCACAGCTCTTCAAGAAAAGACAGCAGTGGAATAGGATTGGCGATTGTCAAGAAACTGGTAAAACAGAATAATGGAACAATCAAAGTTATTTCTGCCCCGGGGCGGGGATCTGAGTTTATTTTTACCTGGAAAAAATAG
- a CDS encoding DUF2911 domain-containing protein, whose amino-acid sequence MLKKILIGIGILLGVFILWSLYGLFIATPVSPPATATYNQDGLEITIEYSQPSKKGRLIFGSEEDGALQPYGKYWRLGANAATEITFNKDVLFAGEPIKAGTYRMYAVPGPDVFKVTLNSETDVFFGVSEPDPELDILTVDAPVEKPASEVETFTIGFSPNDEGVTINFVWVQSKFTVPVILQ is encoded by the coding sequence ATGCTAAAAAAAATATTAATTGGAATTGGAATCCTTCTTGGGGTTTTTATCCTCTGGTCCCTTTACGGTTTATTTATTGCCACTCCTGTCAGTCCTCCGGCAACGGCCACTTATAACCAGGACGGACTGGAAATTACCATCGAATACTCTCAGCCTTCTAAAAAAGGCAGACTTATTTTTGGTTCTGAGGAAGATGGTGCCTTACAGCCCTATGGTAAATACTGGAGATTAGGTGCCAATGCGGCTACGGAAATTACCTTTAATAAGGATGTTTTATTTGCCGGTGAGCCTATTAAAGCAGGAACCTATCGTATGTATGCGGTTCCGGGACCTGATGTGTTTAAAGTAACTTTAAACTCTGAAACTGATGTGTTTTTTGGTGTATCGGAGCCCGATCCCGAATTGGACATACTTACCGTTGATGCGCCTGTTGAAAAACCTGCATCCGAAGTAGAGACCTTTACCATCGGGTTTAGTCCTAATGATGAAGGCGTCACAATCAACTTTGTATGGGTTCAAAGCAAGTTTACTGTTCCAGTTATCTTGCAATAA